Proteins encoded by one window of Bacteroidales bacterium:
- a CDS encoding helix-turn-helix transcriptional regulator has translation MKTHTLEEVQDKLVGVIGTPERDLFEYELQLELIGLAIKQSRKERKLTQEELGKLIGVKKSQISRIESNASNVTIDTLIRVFNALQAKVRLQVELPNFRINPGR, from the coding sequence ATGAAAACACATACTTTAGAAGAAGTTCAGGACAAGCTTGTTGGGGTGATTGGCACCCCTGAGCGTGATCTGTTTGAATATGAATTACAACTTGAGCTCATTGGCCTGGCCATCAAACAGTCCCGGAAGGAACGCAAACTTACACAGGAAGAGTTGGGCAAACTGATTGGGGTAAAGAAATCTCAGATATCGAGGATTGAGAGCAATGCCAGTAATGTAACCATCGACACCTTAATACGGGTTTTCAACGCTCTGCAGGCAAAAGTAAGATTGCAGGTAGAATTACCCAACTTCAGGATTAATCCTGGCCGATAA
- a CDS encoding VOC family protein — translation MHIAHIALWAKDLEALKSFYVKYFNGVSNEKYINAEKQFESYFIRFAEGAALELMRKPAVSGPVAAEHQQGLTHIAFKLGSEEAVLTLTETLRRDGFKVVGEPRRTGDGYFESVILDVEGNRIELVG, via the coding sequence ATGCATATTGCACATATTGCACTCTGGGCTAAAGACCTGGAAGCCTTGAAAAGCTTCTATGTCAAGTATTTTAATGGGGTGAGCAATGAAAAGTATATCAATGCAGAAAAGCAGTTTGAATCCTATTTTATCCGTTTCGCAGAAGGTGCAGCACTGGAACTGATGAGAAAGCCTGCAGTAAGTGGCCCTGTGGCGGCAGAACATCAGCAGGGCCTTACCCATATTGCCTTTAAGCTGGGATCGGAAGAAGCCGTTCTCACTTTAACTGAAACCCTTCGCAGGGATGGTTTTAAGGTAGTCGGGGAGCCACGCCGCACCGGTGATGGCTATTTTGAGAGCGTGATCCTTGATGTGGAGGGCAACAGGATAGAGCTGGTGGGGTGA